The following proteins are encoded in a genomic region of Burkholderia stabilis:
- a CDS encoding RidA family protein: MSQPTHTRIRMFNTKDTYPNQTLDNDLCQAVRAGNTVYVRGQVGTDFDGNLIGLGDPRAQAEQAMKNVRQLLEEAGSDITHIVKTTTYLIDPRYREPVYQEVGKWLKGVYPISTGLVVSALGQPQWLMEIDVIAVIPDNWQPNRA, translated from the coding sequence ATGAGCCAGCCTACCCATACGCGTATCCGCATGTTCAACACCAAGGATACCTACCCGAACCAGACGCTCGACAACGACCTGTGCCAGGCCGTGCGGGCCGGCAACACCGTCTACGTGCGCGGCCAGGTCGGCACCGATTTCGACGGTAACCTGATCGGCCTCGGCGATCCGCGCGCGCAGGCCGAGCAGGCGATGAAGAACGTCAGGCAATTGCTGGAGGAAGCCGGCAGCGACATCACGCATATCGTGAAGACGACGACCTACCTGATCGACCCGCGTTATCGCGAGCCGGTGTACCAGGAAGTCGGCAAGTGGCTGAAGGGCGTCTACCCGATCTCGACGGGGCTCGTCGTGTCCGCGCTCGGCCAGCCGCAGTGGCTGATGGAGATCGACGTGATCGCGGTGATCCCCGACAACTGGCAGCCGAACCGCGCATAG
- a CDS encoding DUF1028 domain-containing protein: protein MTFSIVGRCPETGQLGIAISSSSIAVGARCPWVRAGVGAVATQNITLPALGPQILDLIEHDQLAPAAALDRALNANGWSQYRQVTVIDGQGQTACFTGKEALGTHHAVQGEQCVAAGNLLAAPAVIDAMASAFEHAPGLLADRLLAAMHAAMAAGGEAGPVHSAALKVVDDLTWPVVDLRVDWADADPIGQLDALWRAYRPQMQDYQTRALNPTAAPSYGVPGDE, encoded by the coding sequence ATGACTTTCTCCATCGTCGGGCGCTGCCCGGAGACGGGCCAGCTCGGGATCGCGATCAGTTCGTCGAGCATCGCGGTGGGCGCGCGCTGCCCGTGGGTGCGCGCGGGCGTCGGCGCCGTCGCGACGCAGAACATCACGCTGCCGGCGCTTGGCCCGCAGATCCTCGACCTGATCGAGCACGACCAGCTTGCGCCCGCCGCGGCGCTCGACCGCGCGCTGAATGCGAACGGCTGGAGCCAGTACCGGCAGGTCACGGTGATCGACGGACAGGGGCAGACGGCGTGCTTCACCGGCAAGGAAGCGCTCGGCACGCATCACGCGGTACAAGGCGAGCAATGCGTGGCGGCGGGCAACCTGCTCGCTGCGCCGGCCGTGATCGACGCGATGGCGAGCGCATTCGAGCACGCGCCCGGCCTGCTCGCCGATCGGCTGCTCGCCGCGATGCACGCGGCGATGGCGGCTGGCGGCGAAGCGGGGCCGGTGCATTCGGCCGCGCTAAAGGTGGTCGACGACCTGACCTGGCCGGTGGTCGACCTGCGCGTCGACTGGGCCGATGCCGATCCGATCGGGCAGCTCGATGCGCTGTGGCGCGCGTACCGGCCGCAGATGCAGGACTACCAGACGCGCGCGCTGAACCCGACCGCCGCGCCGAGCTACGGAGTGCCGGGCGATGAGTGA
- the argE gene encoding acetylornithine deacetylase: MSDLSSRTLLERLIGFATVSRDSNLEMIGFIRDYLAGFGVESELFYNAERTKASLYATIGPNDRGGIALSGHTDVVPVDGQAWTVEPFRLSERDGRLYGRGTADMKGFIASVLAAVPAFVARPLSLPVHLAFSYDEEVGCLGVRPMLEQLAAREHRPRLCLIGEPTELKPVLGHKGKLAMRCHVKGAACHSAYAPSGVNAIDYAAKLIGRLGEIGAALARPERQDSRFDPPFSTVQTGLIKGGRALNIVPAECEFDFEVRALPDFDAHDVPTKLQDYAESELLPKMRAVQSDTDIRLQPLGAYPGLATSPDSEAARLLAMLSGSDAFGTVAFGTEGGLFGQAGIPTVVCGPGSMDQGHKPDEFVTLEQLHGCDAMLARLAAHLSSAA, translated from the coding sequence ATGAGTGACCTGTCGAGCCGCACGCTGCTCGAACGGCTGATCGGCTTTGCGACGGTCAGCCGCGATTCGAACCTCGAGATGATCGGCTTCATCCGCGACTATCTCGCGGGCTTCGGCGTGGAGAGCGAACTGTTCTACAACGCGGAACGCACGAAGGCGAGCCTGTACGCGACGATCGGGCCGAACGATCGCGGCGGCATTGCGCTGTCGGGCCATACCGACGTGGTGCCGGTAGACGGGCAGGCGTGGACGGTCGAACCGTTCCGTCTGAGCGAGCGCGACGGCCGCCTGTACGGCCGCGGCACGGCCGACATGAAGGGTTTCATTGCGTCGGTGCTCGCGGCCGTGCCCGCGTTCGTCGCGCGGCCGCTGAGCCTGCCCGTGCATCTCGCGTTCTCGTACGACGAGGAGGTCGGGTGCCTCGGCGTGCGGCCGATGCTCGAACAACTGGCCGCGCGTGAGCACCGGCCGCGCCTGTGCCTGATCGGCGAGCCGACCGAACTGAAGCCGGTGCTCGGTCACAAGGGCAAGCTCGCGATGCGGTGTCACGTGAAGGGCGCCGCGTGCCACTCGGCGTACGCGCCGTCGGGCGTCAACGCGATCGATTACGCGGCGAAACTGATCGGCCGGCTCGGCGAGATCGGCGCGGCGCTCGCACGGCCCGAACGGCAAGACAGCCGTTTCGATCCGCCGTTCTCGACCGTGCAGACGGGCCTGATCAAGGGCGGCCGCGCGCTGAACATCGTGCCGGCCGAATGCGAGTTCGATTTCGAGGTGCGTGCGCTGCCTGATTTCGATGCGCACGACGTGCCGACGAAGCTGCAGGACTATGCGGAATCCGAACTGTTGCCGAAGATGCGTGCGGTGCAATCCGATACCGACATCCGGTTGCAGCCGTTGGGCGCGTATCCGGGGCTCGCGACGTCGCCGGACAGCGAAGCCGCGCGCCTGCTCGCGATGCTGAGCGGCTCCGACGCGTTCGGCACGGTTGCGTTCGGCACCGAGGGCGGGCTGTTCGGGCAGGCCGGCATTCCGACCGTGGTGTGCGGGCCCGGCAGCATGGACCAGGGGCACAAGCCCGACGAGTTCGTCACGCTCGAACAATTGCACGGATGCGACGCGATGCTTGCCCGGCTGGCTGCGCATCTTTCATCGGCCGCCTGA
- a CDS encoding LysR substrate-binding domain-containing protein, with product MAHYTLRQLKYFITTVESGSVAEASRQLFIAQPSISSAIKGLEESFGVKLFIRHHAQGVSLTPSGTRFYRKAQELLRIAHEFEQNALADNDVIAGQIDIGCFETVAPLYLPQLIAGFRERYPGVNIRLRDGDQQELVQGLTSGTFDLALMYDHDLDGTIETEPLMPPQQPYVLLPENHRFAGQTHVSLRDLCVEPMILLDVQPSRTYFVSLFHELGLTPNIVFGSPSIEMVRGMVGQGFGFSLLVTRPHSEYTYDGQRVVTISLSETVSPSGLVSARLKRGQLTKQAQSFVDFCRERLAQIVAETTR from the coding sequence GTGGCTCACTACACTTTGCGGCAACTGAAATACTTCATCACGACGGTCGAATCCGGCAGCGTCGCCGAGGCGTCGCGTCAGCTTTTCATCGCGCAGCCGTCGATCTCCAGCGCGATCAAGGGGCTCGAGGAGAGCTTCGGCGTGAAGCTGTTCATCCGCCATCACGCGCAGGGCGTGTCGCTGACGCCGAGCGGTACGCGCTTCTACCGGAAGGCGCAGGAGCTGCTGCGCATCGCGCATGAATTCGAGCAGAACGCGCTCGCCGACAACGACGTGATCGCCGGGCAGATCGACATCGGCTGCTTCGAGACGGTCGCGCCGCTCTATCTGCCGCAACTGATCGCGGGGTTTCGCGAACGCTACCCGGGCGTGAACATCCGGCTGCGCGACGGCGACCAGCAGGAGCTCGTGCAGGGCCTGACGTCCGGCACCTTCGATCTCGCGTTGATGTACGACCACGATCTCGACGGCACGATCGAAACCGAGCCGCTGATGCCGCCGCAGCAGCCGTACGTGCTGCTGCCGGAGAACCACCGTTTCGCGGGCCAGACACACGTGTCGCTGCGCGACCTCTGCGTCGAGCCGATGATCCTGCTCGACGTGCAGCCGAGCCGCACGTACTTCGTCAGCCTGTTTCACGAGCTCGGGCTGACGCCGAACATCGTGTTCGGCTCGCCGTCGATCGAGATGGTGCGCGGGATGGTCGGCCAGGGGTTCGGATTCTCGCTGCTCGTCACGCGCCCGCATTCCGAATACACGTATGACGGCCAGCGCGTCGTGACGATCAGCCTGAGCGAAACGGTGAGCCCGTCGGGGCTCGTGAGCGCGCGCCTGAAACGCGGGCAGTTGACCAAGCAGGCGCAGTCGTTCGTCGATTTCTGCCGCGAGCGGCTCGCGCAGATCGTCGCGGAAACGACACGATAG
- a CDS encoding purine-cytosine permease family protein, with amino-acid sequence MTNVDRNASPMIEKHTIGYVPPAERHGKVRDLFTLWFGGNIAPLPIVTGALGVQIFHLNLMWGIVAIVVGQAVGGVLMALHSAQGPQMGIPQMIQSRAQFGSWGALLVTVIAAVMYVGFFASNIVLAGKSVHGIASSVPVPVGIVIGAVGSGLIGIVGYRFIHILNRIGTWVLGIGIFVGFWMILTHVTTDDFLTRGGFDFAGWLATVSLSALWQIAFAPYVSDYSRYLPEDVGVASTFWATYLGCTIGSTLAFIFGAVAVLAVPAGADTMDAVKQATGPLGPLMLVLFLLSVISHNALNLYGAVLAVITSVQTFAYKWIPTAKARAVVSVVIFVACCYAAIGASTNFVGNLVDLVLALLVVLVPWTAINLIDFYVIHQGKYDIKSIFMADGGIYGRFNPQALLAYAIGILVQIPFMNTPMYAGPIPAHLGGADLSWVVGLVLTSPLYYWLATRDSAYRRRQTGATMPPTAAR; translated from the coding sequence ATGACGAACGTGGACCGCAACGCGTCCCCGATGATAGAGAAACACACGATCGGCTATGTGCCGCCCGCGGAGCGCCACGGCAAGGTGCGCGACCTGTTCACGCTCTGGTTCGGCGGCAACATCGCGCCGCTGCCGATCGTGACCGGCGCGCTCGGCGTACAGATCTTCCACCTGAACCTGATGTGGGGCATCGTCGCGATCGTCGTCGGGCAGGCCGTCGGCGGCGTGCTGATGGCGCTGCATTCCGCGCAGGGGCCGCAGATGGGCATCCCGCAGATGATCCAGAGCCGCGCGCAGTTCGGCTCGTGGGGCGCGCTGCTCGTCACGGTGATCGCGGCCGTGATGTACGTCGGCTTCTTCGCGTCGAACATCGTACTCGCCGGAAAGTCGGTGCACGGCATCGCGTCGTCGGTGCCGGTGCCCGTCGGCATCGTGATCGGCGCGGTGGGCTCGGGGCTGATCGGCATCGTCGGCTACCGGTTCATCCACATCCTGAACCGCATCGGCACGTGGGTGCTCGGCATCGGCATTTTCGTCGGCTTCTGGATGATCCTCACGCACGTGACGACCGACGATTTCCTGACGCGCGGCGGCTTCGACTTCGCGGGCTGGCTCGCGACGGTATCGCTGTCGGCGCTGTGGCAGATCGCGTTCGCGCCGTACGTGTCGGACTATTCGCGTTATCTGCCGGAGGACGTTGGCGTCGCGTCGACGTTCTGGGCGACCTATCTCGGCTGCACGATCGGCTCGACGCTCGCGTTCATTTTCGGTGCGGTCGCGGTGCTCGCGGTGCCGGCCGGCGCGGACACGATGGATGCGGTCAAGCAGGCGACCGGCCCGCTCGGCCCGCTGATGCTCGTGCTGTTCCTGCTGAGCGTGATCAGCCACAACGCGCTCAACCTGTACGGCGCGGTGCTCGCGGTGATCACGTCGGTGCAGACGTTCGCGTACAAGTGGATTCCGACCGCGAAGGCGCGTGCGGTGGTGTCGGTCGTGATCTTCGTCGCGTGCTGCTACGCGGCCATCGGCGCGTCGACGAACTTCGTCGGCAACCTCGTCGATCTGGTGCTCGCGCTGCTCGTCGTGCTCGTGCCGTGGACGGCGATCAACCTGATCGACTTCTACGTGATCCACCAGGGAAAGTACGACATCAAGTCGATCTTCATGGCGGACGGCGGGATCTACGGGCGCTTCAATCCGCAGGCGCTGCTCGCGTATGCGATCGGCATCCTCGTGCAGATTCCGTTCATGAACACGCCGATGTATGCAGGCCCGATTCCCGCGCATCTCGGCGGCGCGGACCTGTCGTGGGTGGTCGGGCTGGTGCTGACGTCGCCGCTGTACTACTGGCTCGCGACGCGCGACAGCGCGTATCGTCGCCGGCAGACGGGCGCGACGATGCCGCCGACGGCGGCGCGGTAA
- a CDS encoding FdhF/YdeP family oxidoreductase, whose amino-acid sequence MTNRREVPGIRKYDGPAGGWGALRATAEAVRTQMETIEAPIVLMRTNQPDGFDCPGCAWPDKEHKSTFQFCENGAKAVTWEATTKRVPPEFFAANTVSSLLRMSDYELENMGRLTHPLVYDRATDTFRAIEWDDAFARIGEVLRALPPEQVEFYTSGRASNEAAYLYQLFARELGTNNFPDCSNMCHEPTSVGLPQSIGIGKGTVSLEDFDQCELIISIGHNPGTNHPRMMGTLHECARRHVPIIVFNPLRERALERFADPQDMIEMASFGSTRIASTYYQVDAGGDAAALKGIMKALLQLEAERGDVLDRDFIAQHTDGFDAFSADLQATSWDDIERASGLSQAQLEQVALAYAKSNATIITYGMGVTQHNKGTATVRLIADLLLMRGNIGKPGAGVCPLRGHSNVQGNRTVGITEKPSAEFLKKIEDVCGFTPPAHHGHDAVQAMQAMIDGSAKALLCLGGNFAVALPDPELSFPAMAKLDLSVHLGTKLNRSHLLVGKETFILPVLGRTELDMQASGRQSITVEDSMSMVHASAGKLKPASDQLRSEPAIVAGIAHATLPNSKVAWLDLIADYDRIRDLIDRTVSGFEAFNERIRTPGGFRLPLPPTERVWPTPTGKAMFSVYKGVAEDAEVLGGEQVLRLITLRSHDQYNTTIYGLDDRYRGVFGRRDVLFMNTADLAKYGLEHGDLVDIETITASGRTLRLEKITAIEYDIAPGSVGAYYPEANVLVPLDYIDKESGTPSYKSVPVRVARSAVV is encoded by the coding sequence ATGACAAATCGACGCGAAGTGCCAGGCATCAGGAAGTACGATGGGCCCGCCGGCGGTTGGGGCGCGCTTCGCGCGACAGCCGAGGCCGTGCGCACGCAGATGGAAACCATCGAGGCGCCGATCGTGCTGATGCGGACCAACCAGCCCGACGGTTTCGACTGCCCCGGCTGCGCCTGGCCGGACAAGGAACACAAGTCGACGTTCCAGTTCTGCGAGAACGGCGCGAAGGCCGTCACGTGGGAAGCGACGACCAAGCGCGTGCCGCCCGAGTTCTTCGCGGCGAACACCGTGTCGTCGCTGCTGCGCATGTCGGATTACGAACTGGAGAACATGGGGCGGCTCACGCACCCGCTCGTCTACGATCGCGCGACCGACACGTTCCGCGCGATCGAATGGGACGACGCGTTCGCGCGCATCGGCGAAGTGCTGCGCGCACTGCCGCCCGAGCAGGTGGAGTTCTATACGTCGGGCCGCGCGTCGAACGAAGCCGCGTACCTGTACCAGCTGTTCGCGCGCGAGCTCGGCACCAACAACTTCCCCGACTGCTCGAACATGTGCCACGAGCCGACCAGCGTCGGGCTGCCGCAGTCGATCGGCATCGGCAAGGGCACCGTGTCGCTGGAGGATTTCGACCAGTGCGAGCTGATCATCTCGATCGGCCACAACCCCGGCACGAACCACCCGCGGATGATGGGCACGCTGCACGAGTGCGCGCGCCGCCACGTGCCGATCATCGTGTTCAATCCGCTGCGCGAACGCGCGCTCGAACGCTTCGCGGACCCGCAGGACATGATCGAGATGGCGTCGTTCGGCTCGACGCGGATCGCATCGACGTACTACCAGGTCGACGCCGGCGGCGACGCGGCCGCGCTGAAGGGCATCATGAAGGCGCTGCTGCAGCTCGAAGCCGAGCGCGGCGACGTGCTCGACCGCGACTTCATCGCGCAGCATACCGACGGCTTCGACGCGTTCTCGGCCGACCTGCAGGCCACGTCGTGGGACGACATCGAGCGCGCGAGCGGCCTGAGCCAGGCGCAGCTCGAACAGGTCGCGCTCGCCTATGCGAAGTCGAACGCGACGATCATCACGTACGGGATGGGCGTCACGCAGCACAACAAGGGCACGGCAACCGTGCGCCTGATCGCCGACCTGCTGCTGATGCGCGGCAACATCGGCAAGCCCGGCGCCGGCGTGTGCCCGCTGCGCGGCCATTCGAACGTGCAGGGCAACCGGACGGTCGGCATCACCGAGAAACCGTCGGCCGAGTTCCTGAAGAAGATCGAGGACGTATGCGGGTTCACGCCGCCCGCGCATCACGGGCACGACGCCGTGCAGGCGATGCAGGCGATGATCGACGGCAGCGCGAAGGCGCTGCTGTGCCTCGGCGGCAACTTCGCGGTCGCACTGCCCGATCCCGAACTGTCGTTTCCGGCGATGGCCAAGCTCGACCTGAGCGTGCATCTCGGCACGAAGCTGAACCGCTCGCACCTGCTGGTCGGCAAGGAAACCTTCATCCTGCCGGTGCTCGGCCGCACCGAGCTCGACATGCAGGCGAGCGGCCGGCAATCGATCACCGTCGAGGATTCGATGTCGATGGTCCATGCGTCGGCCGGCAAGCTCAAGCCGGCGTCGGACCAGTTGCGCTCGGAGCCCGCGATCGTCGCGGGGATCGCGCATGCGACGCTGCCGAACAGCAAGGTCGCGTGGCTCGACCTGATCGCCGACTACGATCGCATCCGCGACCTGATCGACCGCACTGTGTCCGGCTTCGAGGCGTTCAACGAGCGCATCCGCACGCCGGGCGGCTTCCGCCTGCCGCTGCCGCCGACCGAGCGCGTGTGGCCCACGCCGACCGGCAAGGCGATGTTCTCGGTCTACAAGGGCGTCGCGGAAGATGCCGAAGTGCTCGGCGGCGAGCAGGTGCTGCGGCTCATCACGCTGCGCAGTCATGACCAGTACAACACGACGATCTACGGGCTCGACGACCGCTATCGCGGCGTGTTCGGGCGGCGCGACGTGCTGTTCATGAACACGGCGGATCTCGCGAAGTACGGGCTCGAACACGGCGACCTCGTCGACATCGAGACGATCACCGCGTCGGGCCGCACGCTGCGACTCGAGAAGATCACCGCGATCGAGTACGACATCGCACCGGGTTCGGTCGGCGCGTATTACCCGGAAGCGAACGTGCTCGTGCCGCTCGACTACATCGACAAGGAAAGCGGCACGCCGTCGTACAAGTCGGTGCCGGTGCGCGTCGCGCGCTCGGCGGTGGTCTGA
- a CDS encoding ATP-dependent Clp protease ATP-binding subunit, with amino-acid sequence MPALCDICHARPAVARATVMQDGERKTISICDYHFRQLMRHQSMLNPFDSLLGGGGSSSLFGELGDESPLAAEVPRESVDPTDAFSEQTLELLQRAAEKAHELRRSELDSEHLLYALADTDVCAALLKELKLSPQDIKSYIDEHAHTGTADPDAPLDKLSISPRVKKAVQYAFQASRDLGHSYIGPEHLLIGLASVPDSIAGTLLKKYGVTPEALRQKVVKVVGKGAEDGRVDAPTGTPNLDKFGRDLTAIARQGKLDPVLGRAQEIESTIEVLARRKKNNPVLIGEPGVGKTAIVEGLAQRIVNGDVPEVLRNKRLVEVNINSMVAGAKYRGEFEERAKQLIDEVTAKQDELILFIDELHTIVGAGQGGGEGGLDIANVLKPALARGELSLIGATTLNEYQKYIEKDAALERRFQPVFVPEPSVEQTIVILRGLRDSLEAHHQVTFADDAFVAAAEFADRYITSRFLPDKAIDLIDQAAARVRIGATSRPVDIQEGEAQIAQLKREQDYATSRKRFDEAKQFEEQINEKQKAVDEKMEAWQRKTGSETLEVTVEAVAEVVSRLTGIPVSELTQEERQKLLKMEEQLRERVVGQSDAVVAVSDAVRLSRAGLGQTHRPIATFLFLGPTGVGKTELAKALAETVFGDEQAIIRIDMSEYMERHAVARLIGAPPGYVGYDEGGQLTERVRRRPYSVILLDEIEKAHPDVYNVLLQVFDDGRLTDGKGRVVDFSNTIIIATSNLGAAIIMDNLTQPEAARKTDKAIREELMQVLKGHFRPEFLNRIDEVIVFHALSKDNIRSIVQIQLDRVVRTAAAQDITLVMGDALVDHLTEAGYQPEFGARELKRQIRQTIETKLAKEILADRLKSGDHVEVDYDKDSDEVKFDKIAAPEAKDTKDAKKDADGKAKPNGKAAAKASGEAKAGEAPADAPPPAAKPSGKKSSGSKKDAH; translated from the coding sequence ATGCCCGCACTTTGCGATATCTGCCACGCGCGGCCGGCCGTCGCGCGCGCAACCGTGATGCAGGACGGCGAGCGCAAGACGATTTCGATCTGCGATTACCACTTCCGTCAGCTGATGCGGCATCAAAGCATGCTGAACCCGTTCGATTCGCTGCTGGGCGGAGGCGGCTCGTCGTCGCTGTTCGGCGAGCTCGGCGACGAATCGCCGCTCGCCGCCGAAGTACCGCGTGAGTCGGTCGACCCGACCGACGCGTTCAGCGAACAGACGCTCGAACTGCTGCAGCGCGCGGCCGAAAAAGCGCACGAACTGCGCCGCAGCGAGCTCGATTCCGAACACCTGCTCTACGCGCTCGCGGACACCGACGTGTGCGCCGCGCTGCTGAAGGAACTGAAGCTGTCGCCGCAGGACATCAAGTCGTATATCGACGAGCACGCGCACACCGGCACGGCCGACCCCGATGCGCCGCTCGACAAGCTGTCGATCTCCCCGCGTGTGAAGAAGGCCGTGCAGTACGCGTTCCAGGCGTCGCGCGATCTCGGCCACTCGTACATCGGCCCCGAGCACCTGCTGATCGGCCTCGCGTCGGTGCCGGACAGCATCGCCGGTACATTGCTGAAGAAATACGGCGTGACGCCCGAGGCGCTGCGCCAGAAAGTCGTCAAGGTGGTCGGCAAGGGCGCCGAGGACGGCCGCGTCGATGCGCCGACCGGCACGCCGAACCTCGACAAGTTCGGCCGCGACCTCACCGCGATCGCACGCCAGGGCAAGCTCGACCCGGTGCTCGGCCGCGCGCAGGAAATCGAGAGCACGATCGAGGTGCTCGCGCGCCGCAAGAAGAACAACCCTGTGCTGATCGGCGAGCCGGGCGTCGGCAAAACGGCGATCGTCGAAGGGCTCGCGCAGCGGATCGTCAACGGCGACGTGCCCGAGGTGCTGCGCAACAAGCGGCTCGTCGAAGTCAACATCAACTCGATGGTGGCCGGTGCGAAGTATCGCGGCGAATTCGAGGAGCGCGCGAAGCAGCTGATCGACGAAGTGACCGCGAAGCAGGACGAACTGATCCTGTTCATCGACGAGCTGCACACGATCGTCGGTGCCGGCCAGGGCGGCGGCGAAGGCGGCCTCGATATCGCGAACGTGCTGAAGCCCGCGCTCGCGCGCGGCGAGCTGAGCCTGATCGGCGCGACGACGCTCAACGAATACCAGAAGTACATCGAGAAGGACGCGGCGCTCGAACGGCGCTTCCAGCCGGTGTTCGTGCCGGAGCCGAGCGTCGAGCAGACGATCGTGATCCTGCGCGGGCTGCGCGACAGCCTCGAGGCGCACCACCAGGTGACGTTCGCCGACGACGCATTCGTCGCCGCCGCCGAATTCGCCGACCGCTACATCACGTCGCGCTTCCTGCCCGACAAGGCGATCGACCTGATCGACCAGGCCGCCGCACGCGTGCGGATCGGCGCGACGTCGCGCCCGGTCGATATTCAGGAAGGCGAAGCGCAGATCGCGCAACTGAAGCGCGAACAGGACTACGCGACCTCGCGCAAGCGCTTCGACGAAGCGAAGCAGTTCGAAGAGCAGATCAACGAGAAGCAGAAGGCGGTCGATGAAAAGATGGAAGCGTGGCAGCGCAAGACCGGCTCCGAAACGCTCGAAGTGACCGTCGAAGCCGTGGCCGAAGTCGTGTCGCGGCTGACCGGCATCCCCGTGTCCGAACTCACGCAGGAAGAACGCCAGAAGCTGCTGAAGATGGAAGAGCAGCTGCGCGAACGCGTGGTCGGCCAGAGCGACGCGGTGGTCGCCGTCAGCGACGCCGTGCGGCTGTCGCGCGCGGGGCTCGGCCAGACGCACCGGCCGATCGCGACGTTCCTGTTCCTCGGGCCGACGGGCGTCGGCAAGACCGAGCTCGCGAAGGCGCTGGCCGAGACCGTGTTCGGCGACGAGCAGGCGATCATCCGCATCGACATGTCCGAATACATGGAACGGCACGCGGTCGCGCGGCTGATCGGCGCGCCGCCCGGCTACGTCGGCTACGACGAAGGCGGCCAGCTCACCGAACGCGTGCGGCGCCGCCCGTACAGCGTGATCCTGCTCGACGAGATCGAGAAGGCGCACCCGGACGTCTACAACGTGCTGCTGCAGGTGTTCGACGATGGCCGCCTGACCGACGGCAAGGGCCGCGTGGTCGACTTCAGCAACACGATCATCATCGCGACGAGCAACCTCGGCGCGGCGATCATCATGGACAACCTCACGCAACCGGAAGCCGCGCGCAAGACCGACAAGGCGATCCGCGAGGAGCTGATGCAGGTGCTGAAGGGCCACTTCCGCCCCGAGTTCCTGAACCGGATCGACGAGGTGATCGTCTTCCATGCGCTGTCGAAGGACAACATCCGCTCGATCGTGCAGATCCAGCTCGACCGCGTGGTGCGCACGGCCGCCGCGCAGGACATCACGCTCGTGATGGGCGACGCGCTCGTCGACCACCTGACCGAAGCCGGTTACCAGCCGGAGTTCGGCGCACGCGAGCTGAAGCGTCAGATCAGGCAAACGATCGAAACCAAGCTCGCGAAGGAGATCCTCGCCGACCGGCTGAAGTCGGGCGACCACGTCGAGGTCGACTACGACAAGGACAGCGACGAAGTGAAGTTCGACAAGATCGCCGCGCCTGAAGCGAAGGACACGAAGGACGCGAAGAAGGACGCCGACGGCAAGGCGAAGCCGAACGGCAAGGCGGCCGCCAAGGCATCCGGTGAAGCGAAGGCCGGCGAGGCGCCGGCCGACGCGCCGCCGCCCGCGGCGAAACCGTCTGGCAAAAAGTCGTCCGGCTCGAAGAAGGACGCGCACTGA
- a CDS encoding family 1 encapsulin nanocompartment shell protein, which translates to MNNLHRELAPISSSAWEQIEEEVARTFKRSVAGRRVVDVDGPEGPELSAVGTGHLVEVAAPREHVNARLREVRTIVELTVPFELSRDAIDSVERGARDADWQPAKDAAQRLAFAEDNAIFDGYPAAGIVGIREGTSNRKLTLPADVSAYPDAISDALEALRLAGVDGPYSVVLGSDAYTALSEARDQGYPVLGHIKRIVSGEIIWAPAISGGCVLSMRGGDYELHLGEDVSIGYTSHTDKAVRLYLRETFTFLMLTSEASVAVAPQGNPAA; encoded by the coding sequence ATGAATAATCTGCACCGCGAACTCGCCCCGATCTCGTCGTCCGCCTGGGAACAAATCGAGGAGGAAGTGGCGCGCACCTTCAAACGATCGGTGGCCGGCCGCCGCGTCGTCGACGTCGACGGCCCCGAAGGCCCCGAGCTGTCGGCCGTCGGCACCGGGCATCTGGTGGAAGTCGCCGCGCCGCGCGAGCACGTGAACGCGCGGCTGCGCGAAGTCCGCACGATCGTCGAGCTGACGGTGCCGTTCGAGTTGAGCCGCGATGCGATCGACAGCGTCGAGCGCGGCGCGCGCGATGCCGACTGGCAACCGGCGAAGGACGCCGCGCAGCGGCTCGCGTTCGCCGAAGACAACGCGATTTTCGACGGCTATCCGGCGGCCGGCATCGTCGGCATCCGCGAAGGCACGTCGAACCGCAAGCTCACGCTGCCGGCCGACGTCAGCGCGTACCCGGACGCGATCAGCGACGCGCTCGAAGCGCTGCGGCTCGCCGGCGTCGACGGCCCGTACTCGGTCGTGCTCGGCTCGGACGCCTATACCGCGCTCAGCGAGGCGCGCGACCAGGGTTATCCGGTCCTCGGTCACATCAAACGCATCGTCAGCGGCGAGATCATCTGGGCGCCGGCGATCAGCGGCGGCTGCGTGCTGTCCATGCGCGGCGGCGATTACGAGCTGCACCTCGGGGAAGACGTATCGATCGGCTACACGAGCCATACCGACAAGGCCGTCCGCCTGTACCTGCGCGAAACGTTCACGTTCCTGATGCTGACGAGCGAAGCATCGGTGGCCGTGGCGCCGCAGGGCAATCCGGCGGCCTGA